The Cytophagia bacterium CHB2 genome has a window encoding:
- the infA gene encoding translation initiation factor IF-1 produces the protein MPKEEGIKVDGTIIETLPNASFRVELENGHKVLAHISGKMRMHFIKILPGDKVTVELSPYDLSRGRITYRYK, from the coding sequence ATGCCCAAAGAAGAAGGGATTAAGGTCGACGGTACGATCATCGAAACATTGCCGAACGCTTCTTTTCGTGTGGAGTTGGAGAATGGCCACAAAGTATTGGCGCATATCTCCGGAAAGATGCGGATGCACTTCATCAAAATTCTTCCGGGCGATAAGGTGACCGTCGAATTGTCGCCCTACGATCTTTCTCGTGGGCGGATTACATACAGATACAAATAA
- the rpsK gene encoding 30S ribosomal protein S11 produces the protein MANPKKKRVKKKEKVDASGLAHIQATFNNTIVALTDVYGNVISWASAGKVGFKGSRKSTPFAAQVAAENAARTAMDMGLRRVEVLVNGPGSGREAAVRSLQAAGLEISAIKDVTPIPHNGCRPPKRRRV, from the coding sequence TTGGCAAATCCAAAGAAAAAACGCGTTAAGAAAAAAGAAAAGGTTGATGCCAGCGGCTTAGCGCATATTCAGGCCACATTTAACAACACGATTGTGGCCTTAACCGACGTGTATGGCAACGTCATTTCCTGGGCCTCCGCCGGCAAAGTCGGATTCAAAGGCTCCCGCAAAAGCACGCCGTTCGCGGCGCAGGTGGCGGCGGAGAACGCTGCTCGCACGGCGATGGACATGGGCTTGCGGCGCGTCGAAGTTCTGGTGAATGGCCCAGGTTCCGGCCGTGAGGCGGCGGTGCGTTCCCTGCAGGCGGCGGGCTTGGAAATTTCCGCCATTAAAGACGTGACGCCAATTCCGCATAACGGCTGTCGCCCACCCAAACGTCGTCGAGTCTAA
- the map gene encoding type I methionyl aminopeptidase: MIHIKSEREIARIRESCRLTVDTFNKVDKVICEGITTHDLDHIIEAHIREHGGKPAFKGYKIGKTVSPFPASSCISIESEVVHGIPNKQRKLRAGEIVSIDVGVEYNGFFGDAAKTYAIGKVDEEREQLMRVTLESLYQGIQRAVSGNRLSDISYAIQVHVESARFAIVRDLVGHGVGRKLHEDPQIPNYGNPNRGPRLKSGMVFAIEPMVNAGGAEVKTTSDGWTVVTKDGRPSAHFEHTVVVREGEAEILTIGL, encoded by the coding sequence ATGATTCATATTAAGAGTGAACGAGAAATTGCACGAATTCGGGAAAGCTGCCGTCTCACGGTTGATACGTTTAATAAAGTCGATAAGGTCATCTGCGAGGGCATAACCACGCACGACCTTGATCACATTATCGAGGCGCATATACGGGAGCACGGGGGCAAGCCCGCATTCAAAGGATACAAAATCGGCAAAACCGTTTCGCCCTTCCCGGCCAGCAGTTGCATCTCTATCGAGAGCGAAGTAGTGCACGGGATTCCCAACAAGCAGCGCAAGTTGCGGGCAGGCGAGATTGTCAGCATAGATGTCGGAGTCGAGTATAACGGTTTTTTTGGTGACGCGGCGAAGACTTACGCCATTGGCAAAGTCGATGAAGAGCGGGAACAGTTGATGCGCGTCACCCTGGAGTCTCTCTATCAGGGAATTCAGCGCGCGGTGAGCGGCAATCGTTTGTCGGATATCTCATACGCGATTCAAGTTCATGTGGAAAGCGCGCGTTTTGCGATCGTCCGTGATCTCGTCGGCCACGGCGTCGGACGCAAGTTGCACGAAGATCCACAAATTCCGAATTACGGCAACCCCAACCGCGGGCCACGTTTGAAGTCTGGAATGGTATTCGCCATCGAGCCGATGGTGAACGCCGGCGGCGCCGAGGTCAAAACGACTTCAGACGGATGGACCGTCGTCACCAAAGATGGACGGCCTTCCGCGCATTTCGAGCATACCGTTGTAGTACGTGAAGGTGAAGCCGAGATTTTAACGATAGGTTTGTAA
- the rpsM gene encoding 30S ribosomal protein S13, giving the protein MARIAGVDLPREKRVDIALTYIFGIGRNNARSIIADAGVNPATRVKDLSTDDVAKIRSAISAGYKVEGALRADVSMNIKRLMDIGCYRGLRHRRGLPVRGQRTHTNARTRRGRRRVVGAKPAASSGKGGAKR; this is encoded by the coding sequence GTGGCTCGTATCGCCGGTGTTGATTTACCTCGTGAAAAAAGAGTCGATATCGCTTTGACGTACATCTTCGGCATCGGCCGGAACAATGCGAGATCTATCATTGCTGACGCCGGCGTAAACCCGGCGACGCGCGTGAAGGATTTATCGACGGACGATGTGGCAAAGATTCGTTCCGCGATTTCTGCCGGATACAAGGTGGAAGGCGCGTTGCGCGCCGATGTTTCCATGAACATCAAGCGCTTGATGGATATCGGTTGCTATCGCGGCCTGCGGCATCGCCGCGGCTTGCCGGTGAGGGGCCAGCGCACGCACACGAATGCACGCACGCGCCGCGGCCGCCGCCGCGTTGTCGGCGCCAAGCCCGCCGCGAGCAGCGGCAAGGGTGGGGCAAAACGATAA
- the rpmJ gene encoding 50S ribosomal protein L36, with product MKVRSSIKKICEKCKIIRRKGKILVICPANPKHKQRQG from the coding sequence ATGAAGGTTCGTTCATCGATCAAAAAAATCTGCGAAAAATGCAAGATCATCCGGCGCAAAGGGAAAATCCTGGTGATTTGCCCGGCCAATCCCAAGCATAAACAGCGTCAGGGATGA